Sequence from the Aromatoleum petrolei genome:
CGTAGCGACAGCACGATCGCGCCGCCGATGATCGCCGCCACCACCCCAAGCGACACGGCCGCAGGGATCTTGATCACGTCGATCAGCAACATCTTCGTGCCGATGAACACCAGCACCAGCGCCAGGCCGTACTTCAGCAGCGAGAAGCGGTCCGCCATGCCCGCCAGCAAGAAGTACATCGCGCGCAGGCCCAGGATCGCAAACACGTTGGAGGTCAGCACGATGAAGGGGTCGGTCGTGATCGCGAAGATCGCCGGGATCGAGTCCACCGCGAAGATCACGTCCGAGATCTCCACCAGCACCAGGGCGAGGAACAGCGGGGTCACGTAACGCACCAGACGTCCGCCCTCGCTGCGCATCACGAAGAAACGCTCGCCTTCGAGGTGGTCGGTGATGCGCATGTGCCCGCGCAGCCAGCGGATCAACGGATTGTTCGCGAGATCGGGCTGCGCCTCGGCGAACCACCACATCTTCACCCCGGTGAAGAGCAGGAACGCCCCGAACACGTACAGGATCCAGTGGAACTTCGCGATGAGCCACACGCCGGCAAAGATCATCACCGTGCGCAACACGATCGCGCCGATCACGCCGTAAGCCAGCACACGCTTCTGCAGTTCGAGTGGTACTGCGAAGAAGCCGAACAGCATCAGCCACACGAACACGTTGTCGACCGCGAGCGACTTCTCGATCAGGTAGCCGGTCAGGAATTCCAGCGTCTTCTGATTAGCGACCTCGCGTCCGAGCGAACCGTCGAGGTAACCCCACAAACCCGCCGCAAAGACCAGCGACACCGCCACCCATACGCCAGACCAGCTCGCCGCCTCGCGAAAGCTCACGCGATGCTGGCGTCCCCCGCCAACCACGAACAGGTCCACCGCGAGCATCGCCAGGACGATGCCGAAGAAGCCTGCCCACATCCACCATGTACCGACTGTTTCCATGAGTTCTCTCCTTGCCGGATCCGCCAGTCCGTCCTGCCCGCGCCGCACGCGCAAAAAACAGAACGGCCCTTTGTCCTGCGAGGACGAAGGGCCGTGGATACGACAAGGGGACCTCCGCCATCGCGGCAAAGGTCTTGCTCGCAGCCGTCAGGAAACGACTGCCCGGGCGCCGGGCAACCCCTGCGCGGGGACTGCCGGATTGACGACGCCGCGGCGGAGAGCTACTCCCCCTTGGGACAGGGGAAAAATAGAACGTCGGTAGTCATTAGTCAAGGTGGCCCGGCTCGAGCCCTCCGACGGGCAGTGTGACCTCGACGGCGAGTCCCGGACAGGCATTGCGCGCAGAAACCCATCCGCCGTGGGCTTCGACGATGCCCCGCACCAGCGCCAGGCCGACGCCGGCCCCGTCCGCGGCACTGCGACTCTCGTCGATACGGAAGAATCGCTCGAACAACCTGGGCAATGCAGTTTCGGGAACCCCCGAACCGTGGTCACGCACGCACAGCACCACCCCCTCCCCGCCCGTCGCAAGATCCAGCGCGATCGTTCCCGCGCCGTGCTTGAGGGCATTTTCGATCAGGTTCTGCAGCACCTGGAACAGCAGATCGGGGTCGCCACGCACGCTTGTCGGCGCGAGCGTGCCGACAAGCGTCCTGCCCTCGGCCGCGGCAAGCGGCTCGTAGAGTTCGATGGCATCGGCGGCGAGCGCGGCGAGATCGACCGCCTGCCATTTCGGCCCGAGTGCACCGGCCTCGATGCGCGCCAGGCTGAGGAGCGCCGCAAAGGTACGCAGCAGCGCGTCCGTCTGCGCCCCCAGCCCCTCGAGCCGTTCGAGCAGGATCCGATCCCGTGCCGCGGCCTCGCGCGCCTCGTCGATCGCACGCCGCAAGGCGATCAGCGGCCGACGCATGTCGTGCGCGATCGCGCTGGAAACGTGGCGCGACGCGTCCACGAGCCTCTCGATTTCGTCAAAGGCGCGGTTGAAGCGTCGCGCCAACGCATCCAGTTCGTCATGGCGCGTGCTGAGGCTCAGGCGCTGCGCGAGGTGGCCTTCCTGGATGCGGGCCGCCTCGCGCGCCAGCGTCTCGAGCCGACGATGGAGATGCTGCATGAAGAACCCGCCGATCGCAGCCGCAACGACGATGATCAGCGCCGCGGAACCCCACAGCCGGGTGGTCATGTGCTGTTGGTAGGACTCCAGCGGCGAATGGCGCCCCACGAGCAGGCGGTCGCCGCCGAACAGCACGAACACCTGCCCTTCCAGCGTGCTCCCGTCGGGCTCGCCGACGTGGAACCACGCTTCGTCGGCCGCCGGCACGCCGTCGGGCCAGGCGGCAAGATTTCCGACCACGACGCGCCCGTCACGGTCGGTCAGCAGGTACACGGCATCGCGATCCGCAGCGGCGTCCACGCGGCGCTGCAGGGCGTCGCGCAGGCCGGCGAGTCCGCGCTCGTGAAAGTGCTCGTCCAAACCGTTGATCTCGAGCGTGATCGCGGCACGCACCTCGTTACGGATATGCCCCTCCGCCTCACGGAACAACGGATAGAACAGCAGCGCGACGATCAGGGCGATCGCGGCCGGCAGGGCGATGGCGAAACGGTGGAACGGGCTGCCGAACCAGGCACGCAGCCGGCCCGCACCGCCCTCACGCGACATCGGCGCTAAGGCGGTAGCCGGCGCCGCGCACCGTGTGGATCAGCGGCGGCAGGTCCGCCAGGTCGATCTTCGCGCGCAGGTTGGAGATATGCACGTCGATGACGTTGGTCTGGGGATCAAAATGGTAGTTCCACACGGCCTCAAGCAGCATCGCGCGCGTGACGACCTGATCCGAATGGCGCAGCAGGAACTCGAGCAACTGGAATTCCTTCGGCTTGAGCTCGATCTTTCGTCCGCCGCGCGTGACGCTGCGACGCAGCAGATCCATCTCCAGATCAGCGACGGCGAGCCGCGTGCGCGCCGTACCGTCCGTCGCCGCGCCGCCGCGCCGCGCGAGAGCCTCGAGGCGCGCGACGAGCTCGATCAGCGAGAAGGGCTTGACGAGGTAGTCGTCTCCGCCCGCGCGCAATCCGGCGACGCGGTCATCCACTTCGCCCAGGGCGCTGAGCACCACGACCGGGGTCACGACGTTCGACGCGCGCAAGGTGCGCAGCACCGTCAGGCCGTCGACGCGCGGCAGCATGCGGTCGAGCACGAGCGCATCGTAGCTTTCGGTGGTCGCGAGGAACAGGCCGTCGCGGCCGTCGGCAGCGACGTCCACGACGTGCCCAGCTTCCTGCAAGCCCTTGCGGATATAGGCGGCCTGCTGCGGATCGTCTTCGACGAGGAGTATCTTCATTTTCTTCTGCGCGGTCCGGCGTCGTGAATCAGGCGGACGACCACGCCACCGTCCGGGGTGATCGCACTCGCGCGCAGTTTATTCCGGTCGGCGCGCAACAGGCTATCGATCGTGCATTCGCCCGCGGGCAAGACGAGCCGGTCGCGACCGGGCACGAGATGATTGTCGCGCAACACAAGCACCGACGGGACCTCGTCGGCGGCGACGCTGCATTGGCCCGCCAGGCGGATCACATAGGGTTCGTCGACCCCCAGCCAGATGATTGCAGCATGCGGCTCGAGCGCGTGCCAGCCATACACGCGGAACACACGCACCGCGCGCTGCGGGCCTGCACCGCCTGCCACCAATTGCGATGAATTGGCGGCGGGCTCGCCCGCGGCCGACTCCCATCCGGCCGCGGGGGCATTCGCGTGAAGTGCGAACGCCCCCAGCAGGGCAAGCCTCGACCAGGTGGCCGCGAGACGCCACGGTCGCGTCGCGAGGAA
This genomic interval carries:
- a CDS encoding TerC family protein: METVGTWWMWAGFFGIVLAMLAVDLFVVGGGRQHRVSFREAASWSGVWVAVSLVFAAGLWGYLDGSLGREVANQKTLEFLTGYLIEKSLAVDNVFVWLMLFGFFAVPLELQKRVLAYGVIGAIVLRTVMIFAGVWLIAKFHWILYVFGAFLLFTGVKMWWFAEAQPDLANNPLIRWLRGHMRITDHLEGERFFVMRSEGGRLVRYVTPLFLALVLVEISDVIFAVDSIPAIFAITTDPFIVLTSNVFAILGLRAMYFLLAGMADRFSLLKYGLALVLVFIGTKMLLIDVIKIPAAVSLGVVAAIIGGAIVLSLRRSRNADENAREAVSEGRGA
- a CDS encoding HAMP domain-containing sensor histidine kinase, with the protein product MSREGGAGRLRAWFGSPFHRFAIALPAAIALIVALLFYPLFREAEGHIRNEVRAAITLEINGLDEHFHERGLAGLRDALQRRVDAAADRDAVYLLTDRDGRVVVGNLAAWPDGVPAADEAWFHVGEPDGSTLEGQVFVLFGGDRLLVGRHSPLESYQQHMTTRLWGSAALIIVVAAAIGGFFMQHLHRRLETLAREAARIQEGHLAQRLSLSTRHDELDALARRFNRAFDEIERLVDASRHVSSAIAHDMRRPLIALRRAIDEAREAAARDRILLERLEGLGAQTDALLRTFAALLSLARIEAGALGPKWQAVDLAALAADAIELYEPLAAAEGRTLVGTLAPTSVRGDPDLLFQVLQNLIENALKHGAGTIALDLATGGEGVVLCVRDHGSGVPETALPRLFERFFRIDESRSAADGAGVGLALVRGIVEAHGGWVSARNACPGLAVEVTLPVGGLEPGHLD
- a CDS encoding response regulator transcription factor; protein product: MKILLVEDDPQQAAYIRKGLQEAGHVVDVAADGRDGLFLATTESYDALVLDRMLPRVDGLTVLRTLRASNVVTPVVVLSALGEVDDRVAGLRAGGDDYLVKPFSLIELVARLEALARRGGAATDGTARTRLAVADLEMDLLRRSVTRGGRKIELKPKEFQLLEFLLRHSDQVVTRAMLLEAVWNYHFDPQTNVIDVHISNLRAKIDLADLPPLIHTVRGAGYRLSADVA
- a CDS encoding DUF6491 family protein, with protein sequence MARSFLATRPWRLAATWSRLALLGAFALHANAPAAGWESAAGEPAANSSQLVAGGAGPQRAVRVFRVYGWHALEPHAAIIWLGVDEPYVIRLAGQCSVAADEVPSVLVLRDNHLVPGRDRLVLPAGECTIDSLLRADRNKLRASAITPDGGVVVRLIHDAGPRRRK